The nucleotide sequence GTTTCCTTACCGGAAATCTTCATACCGACCTGCACGAGTGTCTTGGTCACGGTTCTGGAATTATTCTTCCGGGTGTTAGTTCGGATGCTCTAAAAGCGTATAGTTCTACCTTGGAAGAAGCGCGTGCCGATTTGTTTGGGTTGTATTATATGGCAGATCCTAAATTGGTAACATTAGGTCTCGTTCCGGATGCAGAAGCCTATCAGTCGGAATATTACACCTTTGTTATGAATGGTTTAATGTCTCAGTTGGTTCGTATCGAACTGGGTAAGCAGGTGGAAGAAGCTCACATGCGTAACCGTCAGCTTATAGCCAAGTGGGCATTTGAACATGGCAAAGCGGACAAGGTGATTGAAATGAAAAAGAAGGATGGAAAGACTTACGTGGTGATTAACGACTATGCTAAACTACGTGATCTGTTCGGTAAGTTGCTTGCCGAAGTTCAAAGAATTAAGAGCGAAGGAGATTTTGCCGCAGGTAAGAAGCTGGTTGAAGATTATGCGGTGAAGGTAGACCCTGAGTTACATGCCGAAGTTCTGAAACGTTATGCTGCACTTAATCTGGCACCTTACAAAGGATTCGTGAATCCTGTTATGAGCCTGGTAAAAAATGAAAAGGGAGAGGTTACGGATGTTGTGCTTGACTATACCGAAGGGTATGCCGATCAGATGATTCGTTACGGTAAATCCTATTCTTTCCTTCCAACATATAACGAGTAACCCATAATGCAGGAAACGATACAACAGATACGAAAGCAACTCCGTTTGGCAATGAACGGGGTTGTTTCTTCCAGTATGCGTGAAAAGGGAATGGATTATAAGATGAACTTCGGTGTTTCAGTTCCCAAGATTAAAGAGATTGCATCTCAGTATCAGCCAAATGAGGAGCTAGCCTCCCTGATGTGGGTTCAGGATGTAAGAGAACTGAAAATCATGGCTACGCTGTTGTTCCCGGTGGATCTGTTCACTCCCGATGTCGCTGAAAGATGGGTGCGCGAGATAAAGCATCTGGAGATTTCCGAACAGCTGGCAGCCAATTTGTTGCCAAAGCTTTCCTTTGCGGAGGAGTTAGCTGCCGGATTTATTACTGATGAAGAAGAATTTGTGTCGGTAACAGGCTATCTCTTATTTGCCCGGTTATGTTCGTTGGGAAAATCATTGCAAGAAGTTCATGTCAACTTGTTGCTTGATGAAGCATATAAGGTTTTGGATAAGGGGCTTTCACGCAAGCAAAGAGCGGCAAGCCTTGCATTGAAAAGATTCGGACGTCAGTCTGCTGAACAGGGAACTGCTGTTTTGAATGCGATAGCGGAATTTAAAAATTCCGAATCGCCGGAGAGAACAGAAATATACAATGACATCAAATTTGAATTTGAATATTACGAGTAAGCTTTTGCTTTTTAAATAAATGCACTAACTTTGCCAATTCGCGATGTATATGCACTAAAAATGGATAAGAACTCAGCGTTACAAAAACGAGAACTGTTTACCGAATATCTTACGAGAAAAGGCCACCGAAAAACACCGGAACGGTATGCTATTCTGGATCTGATTTGCTCTATAAACGGACACTTCGATGTAGATTTGCTTTACAAGAGTCT is from uncultured Macellibacteroides sp. and encodes:
- a CDS encoding DNA alkylation repair protein, encoding MQETIQQIRKQLRLAMNGVVSSSMREKGMDYKMNFGVSVPKIKEIASQYQPNEELASLMWVQDVRELKIMATLLFPVDLFTPDVAERWVREIKHLEISEQLAANLLPKLSFAEELAAGFITDEEEFVSVTGYLLFARLCSLGKSLQEVHVNLLLDEAYKVLDKGLSRKQRAASLALKRFGRQSAEQGTAVLNAIAEFKNSESPERTEIYNDIKFEFEYYE